Sequence from the bacterium genome:
GTTTCTTCGGAAAAACCTCGACGTTCCAGCCCGATTCTATTAATACCGGAAACTCTTGTTGGATCGGCACCTACAAGAGAATAGGGCAATATATCTTGGACAATCTTCGCGCCAGTTCCAAGCATCACATAAGAGCCTATATGGCAGAACTGATGTATTGGAAGTAATCCCCCTAGGATGGCATGGTCATCGATAGTAACATGACCGGCCAAATTAAGGCAATTTGCCATCACGATATCGCTTCCCACTCTACAATCATGGGCAATATGAACATATGCCATAAGCAGATTATCCGAACCTACTATGGTTTTACATGTTGCTTTAGTGCCTCGATGTATAGTTGCGAATTCTCTGATGACATTATTATCGCCAATCTCGACTGTAGTGGGTTCGCCATTGAATTTCAAGTCTTGAGGGGGAGCCCCTATCGATGCACAATGGAAGATTTTATTATCTTTTCCAATTTTTGTAAAGCCTGAAATCCAAACTGAAGATCCTATTTCACAGTTCTCTCCTATAACCGCACCGGCTTCTATAAAGCTATGCGGTCCGACTCGAACACCATCGGCCAACACAGCGCCGTCCTCGACGACAGCGCTGTGATGAATACTTAAGCTGCTCATTGACTATCCTTTAGTCTAGTCAGTTATCTGCGCCTTCTCCGATCACCGCCACGGTCCCCTCCCCTACTGCGCTCATTTTTTTCAGGTTCGACATAACCTTCGGGCTTAGGAAGAAGTGCTCTGCGTGATAGGCGAATCTTTCCGTCAGGCTGTATATCAATTACCTTTACCTGCACTTTATCTCCCATGCGCATAACATCTTCGACGTTCTGCGTCCTACCATATTCCATCTCAGAGATATGCAAAAGGCCATCCTGATTTGGAAGTATTTCAATAAACGCCCCGAAATCGGCGATCCTTACTACAGTTCCCTCATAGACCTTATCAATCTCAGCCTCTTCGGTGAGACCTTTTATTAATTGAAGAGCTTGTTCCAAACCATCGGCATTCGGAGAAGCAATTTGAACCGAGCCATCATTCTCGATAGCTACAGTCGTGTTTGTCGCTTCCTGTATCGAGCGAACCGTCTTTCCCCCTGGGCCTATAAGAAGACCGATTTTTTCAGGATTGATCTTAATAGTTACAATTTGTGGCGCATATGGAGACAGATGATCGCGCGGTGTAGAAATGGCTTCATTCATAATGCCGAGTATCGTCTCTCGTCCCTCTTTAGCTTGCAAAAGCGCCTTGCGCATGATCTCCAGAGAAACTCCTCCGATCTTAACATCCATTTGAAAAGCCGTTATACCTTCGCTAGTGCCGGCAACCTTGAAATCCATATCACCCATGTGATCTTCGTCACCTAGTATGTCAGTCAAGACTTCGTAGCGCTCGCCATCGGAAACAAGACCCATTGCAATACCTGCTACAGGGCTTTTTGTGGGAACTCCAGCATCCATCATAGCAAGACTTCCCGCACAAACCGTGGCCATAGAAGATGAACCATTAGATTCTAATATTTCGCTAACTAAGCGAATCGTATAAGGGAACATTTCCTCTGAAGGAACCACTGGTTGAATTGCTCTTTCCGCGAGCGTGCCGTGGCCGATTTCCCTTCTGGATGGCGCCCCTGCTCGTTTAACTTCACCCACAGAAAACGGTGGGAAGTTATAATGCAGCATGAATGTTTTGAAACTTTCGCCTCCAAGATCTTCGATCTTCTGCTCATCAAGCTTCGATCCAAGAGTCAGAACTGTAAGCGACTGAGTTTCGCCTCTTGTGAAGAGAGCACTACCATGCGTCCGGTTGAGATAACCGGGAATAACAGATATTTTTCTTATATTTGTAGTTGTTCTTCCATCTACACGCTTTCCTTTATCCAAAATCATCGAGCGCATAGTCTCGCGTTGAACCTCGTGAACGACGTCTTTAATTTCGCCCTCTTTTTCAGGAAAACTCTCGGCAAGATTCTCAGTAACCGAATGGGTTAGTTCGCGAAGCGCTTTCGCCCTCATATGTTTGCCTTCAGTGAGAAGAGCATCGGTAATTTTATCGGTAATTTGTTCTCTAACCGCTTTGTCGATTTCCGGATCAACCCCGGCAACTGGTTCATATTCGAATTTCTGCTTGCCAACTTTTTCAATAAGCTCAGCTTGCATTTTGCACAGATCATCCAGAATTGGCTTTGCAAACTCTAAAGCCTCAACAAGAAGATCCTCGGATATCTCTAAAGCACCACCCTCGACCATCAAGATATCCTCACCTGTTCCAGCGACAACAATATCCATAATGCTCTCGCTACGCTCTGCAAGTGTGGGATTGGCGATAAACTTCCCTCCCACATTACCTATTCTAACCACCCCAAAGGGTTCACCAAAAGGAATATCCGAGATGGATAAGGCTGCACTCGCTCCAACCATGGCCAGAACATCAGGATCATGCTCGCCATCGAAAGACAGCGGAATAGCAAAAATCTGAATCTCATACATGAAATCTTTTGGGAATCGAGGACGAACCGGTCGATCAATAAGCCTTGCATTAAGAACATCTGAGTTCGGCGGTTTACCCTCTCTCTTGAAAAAGCCCCCGGGAATTCTGCCTGAGGCATAAGTTCTCGTCCTATATTCAACCGTTAGCGGGAAAAAACTGTAATCCGACTTGGCTTTTGAATCCATACAGGCTGTAACAAGAACCTGTGTCTCGCCATAGTTAAGCAGCACCGCTCCATTAGCTTGCCTGGTTATCTCACCCGTCTCTATTGACAGTTCCACATTATTAATTGTAGTTTTAACTACTTCTTTTGACATTTTCTACCTTTCATCATTTAACTCCATCATCCCAGTCTAAAGACAGGGTAAATACAAGAACAGGAAAGTTTAGCGACGAATTCCAAGCTTTGCAATAAGAGTCTTGTAAGTGGCGTAATCTTCGTTACGCAAATAAGCAAGAAGTTTTTTTCTTCTGCCGATTAGAATATGGAATCCTCTCTTAGAATTATTGTCTTTCGGATGCTCTTTAAAATGCATCGAAAGCTGGGTGATCCTCTCCGTGAGAATCGCGATTTGGACCTCTGGTGAGCCGACATCGTCGGGTCTGCGCCCGAAGTCACTTATAATTTCCGCTTTTTTTGTTTTCGTGATAGACAACTTCATGCCTCCTTAGAATTATTAATTAACACAATACCTTCATCTTTTAACCATTTAACCAAGACCCGTTTGTCCTCGTCCATCTGCCTAACAAGATCCTCGCTACTCTGAAAAGTCTTCTCGCCGCGAAGTCTCTCGATTACTGAAACAGCAAATTCCTGACCATATTCCGCTCTTGGAGAATTAACTCCGTGAAATTCAGCAACAATTTCCCTCTCTCCGAAGGTAGGTGCTGAACCCACATAAAGCAATCCCGGCATACCATCGCCGTCAGTGGAAATATAAACACCGTTCGGAGGCAAAAGCTTATCCTCAGGGTGTTTAATATTCACTGTCGGAAATCCAAGCTTTCCCCCTCTTCCCATACCTCTAGACACTACTCCCGAAATAGAATACGGCCTTCCGAGCATCTGTGCAACCGAGCTCATTTCACCCGCAATAAGGCAATCCCTGATTCGAGTGCTTTTAATCGCCAAATTATCCCAAAGAACGGATTCGACAACAATCACCTCGAATCCCATCTCTTTGCCCAACGATCTCAATACCTCTTGTCCACATCTATCACGCCCAAAAGCATGATCCTTACCCAAAACCAAAGCCTTCATACCTAGAGAATCGATCAAATAATTCAAAATAAATTCTTCCGCCGATTGAGAAGCGAAAGATTCAGAAAACTCAACAAAAACCGTACTATCGACTCCAAGTCTCGAAAGAAGCGATATCTTTTCGGACTCCGTTGTTAAAACAGGAAAACCATTTCGGGCTAAAAACGCGCGTGGATGCCTTGAAAAGGTTAAAACAACACTTTTAAGGCCTTTTTTTGAAGACACACCCAAAAGGGAAGAAATAACATCGCGATGCCCAAGATGTAAACCATCGAAGCTTCCAACCGCAACAGCCGTTTCTTTAAGCAGAAACGACGGATTTAACAGGTATTCAGTTTTCAATTTTTTCCGGTCGGGTTAAAACTCGAACGAATTCGAAATCATTCCCTTTCATAGGTGATTTCCTCAAAACAGCTATTAGTTTCGCAGAATACGAAACGTAGAATATACTGCCCGTTCCAATTTTGTCAATATCTATTTGCGCGTGAATCCCTGAGGCAATCTGCCTTGCAATATTAAAATCCACCTCTAGTCCAGGCATAACCAATGCCTCGATAGGATTAATTATTTTATCACCTAAAACGCCTAGCTCCGCCATTTTAATAACATTCTCAAAGGTTATAGAATCACTGATATCTCGATCACCGATTTTAGTTCTCCTAAGTGTTGTCAAATGGGCACCACAACCAGCTAAGTCCCCTATTCGTTCAGCTAGAGAGCGAATATAAGTGCCTTTTGACACCCTTGCCTCAAACTCGAAATCCGGCAAGTCGATATTCGTAATATCGAATCTGAAAACCTCGATCCTTCTCTT
This genomic interval carries:
- the lpxA gene encoding acyl-ACP--UDP-N-acetylglucosamine O-acyltransferase, whose protein sequence is MSSLSIHHSAVVEDGAVLADGVRVGPHSFIEAGAVIGENCEIGSSVWISGFTKIGKDNKIFHCASIGAPPQDLKFNGEPTTVEIGDNNVIREFATIHRGTKATCKTIVGSDNLLMAYVHIAHDCRVGSDIVMANCLNLAGHVTIDDHAILGGLLPIHQFCHIGSYVMLGTGAKIVQDILPYSLVGADPTRVSGINRIGLERRGFSEETMRILKNCFRIIYYSKITFSKAVKEIEKRYSTVPEVKYLLDFISKSQRGITLKK
- the rpsO gene encoding 30S ribosomal protein S15; the protein is MSITKTKKAEIISDFGRRPDDVGSPEVQIAILTERITQLSMHFKEHPKDNNSKRGFHILIGRRKKLLAYLRNEDYATYKTLIAKLGIRR
- a CDS encoding polyribonucleotide nucleotidyltransferase gives rise to the protein MSKEVVKTTINNVELSIETGEITRQANGAVLLNYGETQVLVTACMDSKAKSDYSFFPLTVEYRTRTYASGRIPGGFFKREGKPPNSDVLNARLIDRPVRPRFPKDFMYEIQIFAIPLSFDGEHDPDVLAMVGASAALSISDIPFGEPFGVVRIGNVGGKFIANPTLAERSESIMDIVVAGTGEDILMVEGGALEISEDLLVEALEFAKPILDDLCKMQAELIEKVGKQKFEYEPVAGVDPEIDKAVREQITDKITDALLTEGKHMRAKALRELTHSVTENLAESFPEKEGEIKDVVHEVQRETMRSMILDKGKRVDGRTTTNIRKISVIPGYLNRTHGSALFTRGETQSLTVLTLGSKLDEQKIEDLGGESFKTFMLHYNFPPFSVGEVKRAGAPSRREIGHGTLAERAIQPVVPSEEMFPYTIRLVSEILESNGSSSMATVCAGSLAMMDAGVPTKSPVAGIAMGLVSDGERYEVLTDILGDEDHMGDMDFKVAGTSEGITAFQMDVKIGGVSLEIMRKALLQAKEGRETILGIMNEAISTPRDHLSPYAPQIVTIKINPEKIGLLIGPGGKTVRSIQEATNTTVAIENDGSVQIASPNADGLEQALQLIKGLTEEAEIDKVYEGTVVRIADFGAFIEILPNQDGLLHISEMEYGRTQNVEDVMRMGDKVQVKVIDIQPDGKIRLSRRALLPKPEGYVEPEKNERSRGGDRGGDRRRRR
- the ribF gene encoding riboflavin biosynthesis protein RibF, with amino-acid sequence MKTEYLLNPSFLLKETAVAVGSFDGLHLGHRDVISSLLGVSSKKGLKSVVLTFSRHPRAFLARNGFPVLTTESEKISLLSRLGVDSTVFVEFSESFASQSAEEFILNYLIDSLGMKALVLGKDHAFGRDRCGQEVLRSLGKEMGFEVIVVESVLWDNLAIKSTRIRDCLIAGEMSSVAQMLGRPYSISGVVSRGMGRGGKLGFPTVNIKHPEDKLLPPNGVYISTDGDGMPGLLYVGSAPTFGEREIVAEFHGVNSPRAEYGQEFAVSVIERLRGEKTFQSSEDLVRQMDEDKRVLVKWLKDEGIVLINNSKEA
- the truB gene encoding tRNA pseudouridine(55) synthase TruB — protein: MDGSTAYYVRKIGRVLGCKAGHTGTLDPMATGLVEVLLGSSTKLNPFFTNLEKTYIGRARLGIRTNTGDREGEVLERHEVKIDEDGIRQIAAGLSGELELSVPIYSAVKVKGKALYKYARRGVAVELPKRRIEVFRFDITNIDLPDFEFEARVSKGTYIRSLAERIGDLAGCGAHLTTLRRTKIGDRDISDSITFENVIKMAELGVLGDKIINPIEALVMPGLEVDFNIARQIASGIHAQIDIDKIGTGSIFYVSYSAKLIAVLRKSPMKGNDFEFVRVLTRPEKIEN